The Diaphorobacter ruginosibacter genome contains a region encoding:
- a CDS encoding Bax inhibitor-1/YccA family protein has product MNPEVTNWGSTTQVLSQEQRNKVLRNTYWLLALSLVPTVLGAWIGVATGITQSLRGGIGMIVFLAGAFGFMFAIEKTKNSAAGVPVLLGFTFFMGLMLSRLIAMVLGFKNGSELIMTAFAGTAGVFFVMASLATVIKRDLSGMGKFLFVGVLVLFIGSIINVFVGSSAGMMAISVAAIGIFSAYMLYDLKQIIDGGETNYISATLALYLDIFNVFQSLLALLGIFGGERD; this is encoded by the coding sequence ATGAATCCAGAAGTCACCAACTGGGGTTCCACTACCCAGGTGCTGTCGCAGGAGCAACGCAACAAGGTGTTGCGCAATACCTATTGGCTGCTTGCACTGAGCCTGGTACCCACGGTGCTGGGTGCCTGGATCGGGGTGGCCACTGGCATCACCCAATCGCTGCGTGGCGGCATCGGCATGATCGTGTTCCTCGCGGGCGCGTTCGGCTTCATGTTCGCCATCGAGAAGACCAAGAACTCCGCCGCCGGCGTGCCGGTCCTGCTGGGGTTCACGTTCTTCATGGGCCTGATGCTCTCGCGCCTGATCGCCATGGTGCTGGGCTTCAAGAACGGCTCCGAGCTGATCATGACCGCCTTCGCCGGCACCGCAGGCGTGTTCTTCGTGATGGCGTCGCTCGCCACGGTGATCAAGCGCGACCTGTCGGGCATGGGCAAGTTCCTCTTCGTGGGCGTGCTGGTGCTGTTCATCGGCTCGATCATCAACGTGTTCGTCGGTTCGTCCGCGGGCATGATGGCGATCTCGGTGGCGGCGATCGGCATCTTCAGCGCCTACATGCTGTATGACCTCAAGCAGATCATCGACGGCGGCGAGACCAACTACATCAGCGCCACTCTTGCGCTGTACCTGGACATCTTCAACGTGTTCCAGAGCCTGCTGGCGCTGCTGGGCATCTTCGGCGGCGAAAGAGATTGA